In a single window of the Debaryomyces hansenii CBS767 chromosome A complete sequence genome:
- a CDS encoding 40S ribosomal protein S2 (highly similar to uniprot|P25443 Saccharomyces cerevisiae YGL123W RPS2 Protein component of the small subunit): MSTEAAAPKRNFARSNRGGKPRRGGRRDEEKGWTPVTKLGRLVKAGKITSVEEIYLHSLPVKEYQIIDQLLPELKDEVMKIRSVQKQTRAGQRTRMKAVVVIGDSNGHVGLGIKTAKEVASAIKAAIIIAKLSIIPIRRGYWGTNLGAPHSLPTKVTGKCGSVAVRLIPAPRGKGIVASPAVKKLMQLAGVEDVYTSSSGSTRTTENTLKAAFIAIGNTYAFLTPNLWTEAPLAPSPLDVYAEEAAGSKRRY, translated from the coding sequence ATGTCTACTGAAGCTGCAGCACCAAAGAGAAACTTCGCTCGTTCCAACAGAGGAGGTAAGCCAAGAAGAGGAGGTAGAAgagatgaagaaaagggATGGACTCCAGTCACCAAGTTAGGTAGATTAGTGAAGGCAGGTAAGATCACCTCCGTAGAAGAAATCTACTTACACTCTTTACCAGTCAAGGAATACCAAATCATTGACCAATTATTACCAGAATTAAAGGATGAAGTCATGAAGATCAGATCCGTCCAAAAGCAAACCAGAGCCGGTCAAAGAACCAGAATGAAGgctgttgttgttattGGTGATTCTAACGGTCACGTTGGTTTAGGTATCAAGACCGCCAAGGAAGTCGCTTCTGCTATTAAGGCTGCCATCATCATTGCCAAGTTATCCATTATCCCAATCAGAAGAGGTTACTGGGGTACTAACTTAGGTGCTCCACACTCTTTACCAACCAAGGTTACCGGTAAGTGTGGTTCCGTTGCTGTCAGATTAATCCCAGCTCCAAGAGGTAAGGGTATTGTCGCTTCCCCAGCCgtcaagaaattgatgcAATTAGCTGGTGTTGAAGATGTCtatacttcttcttccgGTTCTACCAGAACCACTGAAAACACCTTAAAGGCTGCTTTCATTGCTATTGGTAACACTTACGCTTTCTTGACTCCAAACTTATGGACTGAAGCTCCATTAGCTCCATCCCCATTAGATGTCTACGCTGAAGAAGCTGCTGGTTCCAAGAGAAGATACTAA
- a CDS encoding DEHA2A09438p (similar to uniprot|P32505 Saccharomyces cerevisiae YGL122C NAB2 Nuclear polyadenylated RNA-binding protein) yields the protein MSGFDPEGPIGQQLKASLVVELSNKFNIADDAEDVSEFILVLIGSNKTASEISSEVRELVDIPIDEAFVNTIFAEIQRLMTQGQGVQQQPASEQAQPPSQQPIEQQQIPQQVPQQVPQQVPQPAQQLIQQPTEQPVQQSSEVDQLEHSMEDAQVQPQQHDMLMNLPTGPKGLQNRNQHTNNKFNNRGGINKNTNNRNGLKKSFAMQNPGNFEKVLAMSNSNVTNLKQFVQKPAKGRCRDFPYCNNKECQFSHPTKLCFAFPNCSNPPGTCNYLHPVEDDELMAKLAKSKQEYMEKKKNTESAGTIGICKFGMLCSKDICPFGHPTPANKEAKVLVLQWCPDGKTCQDVNCTKAHPSPNYQAPQVEMKPKPKPAQPELTLEQCKFGPSCTNLKCPRRHATTPVVCREGANCVRIDCFFSHPIDEDCRFGINCTNKTCMFRHPEGRNLPNPSNTWSKVPENATNERSFAVPEDQVMEQARQES from the coding sequence ATGTCAGGATTCGATCCAGAAGGACCAATAGGTCAACAGTTGAAGGCTTCATTAGTCgttgaattatcaaataagtTTAATATTGCTGACGATGCTGAAGATGTATCAGAATTCATACTAGTCCTAATTGGAAGCAACAAGACCGCTAGTGAAATATCATCGGAAGTCAGAGAGCTTGTAGATATCCCTATAGATGAGGCATTCGTCAATACTATTTTTGCGGAAATTCAGAGATTGATGACCCAGGGACAAGGTGTGCAACAGCAGCCAGCGTCAGAACAGGCACAACCGCCATCGCAACAACCCATtgaacaacaacaaatcCCACAACAAGTACCACAACAAGTACCACAGCAAGTACCACAACCAGCACAGCAGCTAATTCAACAACCAACAGAACAACCGGTACAACAATCACTGGAAGTTGATCAGCTTGAACACTCTATGGAGGATGCACAGGTTCAGCCACAACAACACGATATGCTAATGAATTTACCTACAGGTCCAAAGGGACTTCAGAACCGCAATCAACACACCAATAACAAGTTCAATAATCGTGGTGGTATCAATAAGAATACCAATAATAGAAACGGCCTTAAGAAATCATTTGCCATGCAGAATCCTggtaattttgaaaaggttTTGGCAATGAGTAATTCGAATGTCACAAACTTAAAGCAATTCGTCCAGAAACCAGCAAAAGGGCGTTGTAGAGATTTCCCATACtgtaataataaagaatgTCAGTTTTCGCATCCTACCAAGTTGTGTTTTGCATTTCCAAATTGTTCTAATCCACCAGGAACCTGTAACTATTTACATCCAGTCGAAGATGACGAATTAATGGCAAAATTGGCCAAATCAAAGCAAGAATACatggaaaagaagaagaatactGAAAGCGCAGGTACGATTGGTATTTGTAAGTTTGGTATGCTTTGTTCGAAAGATATTTGTCCATTCGGTCATCCAACTCCGGCAAACAAAGAAGCTAAGGTTTTAGTTTTACAATGGTGTCCAGATGGAAAAACATGCCAAGATGTGAATTGTACAAAGGCCCACCCATCTCCAAATTATCAGGCTCCACAAGTAGAAATGAAGCCAAAACCTAAACCGGCTCAACCTGAATTGACCTTGGAACAATGTAAATTCGGTCCATCCTGTACCAATTTAAAGTGCCCAAGAAGACATGCTACTACACCAGTTGTGTGTCGTGAAGGAGCTAACTGTGTTAGAATCGATTGTTTCTTTTCTCATccaattgatgaagattgCAGATTTGGTATTAATTGTACCAACAAGACATGTATGTTCAGACACCCAGAAGGTAGAAATCTTCCTAATCCATCAAATACCTGGTCAAAAGTTCCAGAGAATGCTACGAATGAAAGATCTTTTGCGGTTCCAGAGGATCAAGTAATGGAACAAGCTAGACAAGAAAGCTAA
- a CDS encoding DEHA2A09394p (similar to uniprot|P27697 Saccharomyces cerevisiae YGL119W ABC1 Protein required for ubiquinone biosynthesis) → MSVSKNIYELTAMANTMKKIAWDSVSVVERDATRVYEYSFLNKQLKKCSGSSMWSDAMATAEAARHGIRMGGAVNQRRMYSTNSFSHPSLTPEQNMPNETQRKEIIGVKKPEEFQMSSSEVPSTRLARIFHYGSLAAGMGLGAATQGIKHYASGNKTSISMKSLILSPQNIERMAKKFSKMRGAALKIGQMMSFQDSSILPAEIQQILLRVQNSAHYMPPGQLERVMVNDLGNNWRERLFTSFEDVPVAAASIGQVHNAVTEDLTPVVVKVQYPGVVDSIDSDLNNLLTLLTASAILPAGLFLDKTIANARVELKWECDYIREAQNLIRFRDMIKDDPVFEVPRVFHNLCGEHVLTMERMRGLEITKGNWDQNTRDWIATNIMRLCLLEIKHFKFMQTDPNWANFLYNESTGKIELLDFGAAREFGDEFIENYILILKAAIKKDRDQIAHYSKKLGYLTGLESPAMTEAHVDSILVLGEAFSPVDNKGKPFNFKDQTITDRVRGNVGIMLSERLTPPPEETYSLHRKLSGVFLLCARLGATVPCEDLFKEIIGHD, encoded by the coding sequence ATGTCCGTTagcaaaaatatttatgaaCTCACGGCTATGGCCAACacaatgaagaagatagCATGGGATAGTGTCTCTGTGGTGGAGAGAGATGCCACGAGGGTTTACgaatattcatttttgaataagcaattgaagaagtgCAGTGGTTCAAGCATGTGGAGCGATGCAATGGCTACGGCTGAAGCTGCGAGACATGGAATCAGAATGGGGGGAGCCGTCAACCAAAGAAGAATGTACTCGACAAATTCGTTTTCACACCCATCATTGACTCCGGAGCAAAACATGCCTAATGAAACCCAAAGAAAGGAGATTATAGGTGTTAAGAAGCCCGAGGAGTTCCAGATGTCACTGAGTGAGGTTCCAAGCACAAGATTGGCTAGAATCTTCCATTACGGGAGTTTGGCCGCCGGTATGGGTTTGGGAGCTGCTACTCAAGGTATCAAGCATTATGCATCAGGTAACAAAACAAGCATATCAATGAAGTCGCTTATTTTGTCTCCACAGAATATCGAGAGAATGGCGAAAAAGTTCTCTAAAATGAGAGGGGCGGCTTTGAAGATAGGACAAATGATGTCGTTTCAAGACCTGTCTATCTTGCCAGCAGAGATCCAGCAGATATTGCTCAGGGTACAAAACTCGGCCCATTACATGCCACCAGGACAATTAGAAAGAGTCATGGTGAACGACTTAGGTAATAACTGGAGAGAACGTTTATTCACATCTTTTGAGGATGTTCCAGTTGCTGCAGCTTCAATTGGCCAGGTCCACAATGCTGTCACCGAAGATTTGACTCCTGTTGTTGTTAAAGTACAATACCCAGGGGTTGTGGATAGTATCGATTCggatttgaataacttgTTAACCTTATTGACAGCATCTGCGATTTTACCAGCTGGTTTGTTCTTGGATAAGACCATTGCTAATGCCAGAGTTGAATTGAAGTGGGAATGTGACTATATTAGAGAAGCCCAAAACTTGATTAGATTTCGTGATATGATTAAAGACGACCCAGTATTTGAAGTTCCAAGAGTCTTCCATAACTTGTGCGGTGAACATGTTTTGACTATGGAAAGAATGAGAGGTCTTGAAATTACCAAGGGTAACTGGGATCAAAACACCAGGGATTGGATTGCCACGAATATTATGAGATTGTGTTTATTAGAAATCAAGCACTTCAAATTCATGCAAACCGATCCAAACTGGGCTAACTTCTTGTATAACGAATCCACCGGTAagattgaattattggacTTTGGTGCTGCTCGTGAATTTGGCGACGAATTCATCGAAAACtacattttgattttgaaagcTGCCATTAAAAAGGACCGTGATCAAATTGCTCACTACTCCAAGAAATTGGGCTATTTGACGGGATTAGAATCCCCTGCAATGACTGAAGCTCACGTCGACTCAATCTTGGTTTTAGGTGAAGCTTTCTCGCCAGTTGATAACAAGGGTAAGccattcaatttcaagGACCAGACTATTACCGACAGAGTTAGAGGAAATGTCGGAATCATGTTAAGTGAAAGATTAACCCCACCTCCTGAAGAAACCTACTCATTACACAGAAAATTGAGTGGTGTCTTCTTATTATGTGCTAGATTGGGAGCTACTGTTCCTTGCGAAGACTTgtttaaagaaattattggCCACGattag
- a CDS encoding DEHA2A09416p (similar to CA1713|IPF19743 Candida albicans IPF19743) — METDDNIQSVNNKAPSSNRSLRHTNTTDDIKNLLSSPPERPKKFNRQSSVILANTGERVHRTISLTNSSYESFDEDNLTERDSLLPQSNSNTSQRSISIYLNWKYLRQVYHNDIFRSVLKCSVAYLIASMGVYYTPFNEFLGQTDSKHLVATVAVYFHPSRSKGSMFQTLIFVVISLLFSFSVSFACRSIAGSFFKSGEDEISYSVDLIVSSISLGVIAFMKQKVNKQTFNTACSLASISVVACIVKEGSLNAADIPIERLRSTAHVVVTGCVITVAMCYLLWPVSAVDKLRNNLNDSYNIMSSLLSIIPNRILNGDKFTNQDAEYFNALKINIAQLNSSFEESKFELKFKGREQELAIFAEIVNVTISLTRNLQALRSSTEMSWKLLHEENLEQNNESHSSTSSLKSYDNEYMRLSRSTEYLTHINTQGVSGDSSNIDYTAINSTQLFDLFVYYLAPSMKSFIFTLKGVLSEIPFENKSSPNTFVNTTNYQNSLKSALELFHDKQTKSFEKIYAQEIFKPPSDFFSKADQEEVTACCGNFSSLLKLFAEDLIEFLQLAEDYEKSRKSSRTWHWLKFWRHHPEINASVINENANLEHSLNEALINFQNHLGSGNISHVSRSPRAIERWSFSLWKALKVFRRIDVQFGIRVGLGAFFLSIFAYHPLTKHTFNLWRGEWALTIYCIMMNKSLGGTTMTVKWRFIGTFLGAIAAYIIWILTDGNVYALSITGFLLSIPCFYIIIYWKKNNAFGRFILLTYNLTALYSYSMTQKDAEDGNEGGDEPIIGEIAFHRYVAVSVGILWALTMASCFLPNSARGRLKNGLAILWLRMGVIWDSDPLDYVYDSSAKGSCLIGLKDQKGINDLLTECETLLKQAPIEFRLKGSFPRVTYEKLLKSTSTIIDAFQNMNHMVRVDPKLSENEQYVLKYIAAERSELEDRIFLIFYMVASAMKLNFPLPVKPASMEHARDRMLYKLSEIRSYNATESELALKNEDYFLLYSYTLVTSSISEELHKIVEIIKELLGELSEDMFQFV, encoded by the coding sequence ATGGAAACCGATGACAATATCCAAAGTGTGAATAATAAGGCACCACTGAGCAATAGACTGCTACGCCATACCAATACAACGGATGATATAAAGAATCTACTTTCATCTCCACCGGAAAGACctaaaaaatttaatagaCAGAGTTCTGTCATTTTGGCCAATACCGGGGAGAGGGTACATAGAACTATTTCATTGACAAATTCAAGCTATGAGAGCTTTGATGAGGATAACCTTACTGAACGTGATTCTTTATTGCCTCAATCTAATAGCAATACAAGCCAAAGGCTGAttagtatatatttaaattggAAATACTTGCGTCAAGTTTATCATAATGATATCTTCAGAAGTGTATTGAAGTGTTCTGTTGCTTACTTAATTGCATCCATGGGGGTGTACTACACTCCATTCAATGAATTCTTGGGACAAACTGATTCAAAACATCTTGTTGCAACTGTTGCTGTATATTTTCATCCATCGAGGTCGAAAGGGTCAATGTTTCAAACGTTGATATTTGTTGTGATATCATTGCTATTCAGTTTCAGTGTATCCTTTGCATGTAGATCCATAGCTGGATCTTTCTTTAAAAGtggtgaagatgaaatatcATATTCAGTTGATTTAATTGTTAGTTCGATTTCATTAGGGGTAATTGCATTCATGAAACAAAAGGTAAACAAGCAAACTTTTAATACAGCATGCTCTTTGGCATCTATTTCGGTGGTGGCTTGTATTGTTAAAGAGGGCAGTTTAAATGCGGCAGATATTCCGATTGAAAGACTTCGTTCAACAGCACATGTAGTCGTAACTGGTTGTGTTATTACAGTGGCTATGTGTTACTTACTTTGGCCCGTTAGTGCTGTAGATAAACTACGCAATAACCTCAATGATTCTTATAATATCATGTCTTCgcttttatcaattattccTAATCGAATATTAAATGGTGATAAATTTACAAATCAAGATGcagaatattttaatgctttgaagataaatatagCACAATTAAACTCAAGCTTTGAAGAATCTAAATTTGAACTAAAATTCAAAGGAAGGGAGCAGGAATTGGCCATATTCGCTGAAATAGTTAATGTCACTATCTCTCTAACGAGAAATTTACAAGCATTAAGAAGTTCTACGGAAATGCTGTGGAAGTTATTGCATGAAGAAAACCTtgaacaaaataatgaaagcCATTCATCAACATCTAGTTTAAAAAGCtatgataatgaatatatgAGATTATCGAGATCAACAGAATATTTAACCCATATCAATACACAAGGTGTTAGTGGTGACTCGTCTAATATAGACTACACAGCAATTAATTCGACTCAGTTGTTCGACTTATTTGTTTACTACTTGGCTCCATCTATGAAATCATTTATCTTTACTTTAAAAGGTGTATTAAGCGAAATAccttttgaaaataaatcatcacCAAACACATTTGTTAACACTACGAATTATCAGAATTCATTGAAGTCTGCTTTGGAATTATTTCACGATAAACAGACGAAATCATTCGAAAAAATATATGCACAAGAAATCTTTAAGCCTCCATCGGACTTTTTTTCTAAAGCAGACCAGGAAGAAGTAACAGCATGCTGTGGAAACTTCTCATCGTTGctaaaattatttgcagAAGATTTGATAGAATTCTTACAACTAGCAGAAGATTACGAAAAATCAAGAAAGTCCTCAAGAACCTGGCATTGGTTAAAATTTTGGAGGCACCATCCCGAGATTAATGCCCTGGTAATTAACGAAAATGCAAATCTTGAACATTCTCTAAATGAAGCGCTAATCAATTTCCAAAACCACCTTGGGTCAGGTAATATCAGTCACGTATCTAGAAGCCCTAGAGCCATCGAAAGATGGTCTTTCAGCTTGTGGAAGGCGTTGAAAGTATTCCGTAGAATTGATGTTCAGTTTGGTATCAGAGTTGGGCTAGGTGctttttttctttccaTATTTGCGTATCACCCACTTACAAAGCATACTTTCAATCTTTGGAGAGGCGAATGGGCTTTGACaatttattgtattatGATGAATAAATCATTAGGAGGAACCACGATGACCGTCAAGTGGAGGTTCATTGGTACGTTTCTAGGTGCAATTGCTGCttatattatttggatattGACTGATGGTAATGTTTATGCGTTATCGATAACTGGCTTTCTCTTGTCAATTCCATGCttttacattattatttattggaagaaaaataatgcATTTGGGAGATTCATCCTATTGACTTACAATTTGACTGCTTTATACTCCTATAGTATGACCCAAAAAGACGCGGAGGATGGAAATGAAGGTGGAGATGAACCTATTATTGGTGAAATTGCATTTCACAGATATGTGGCTGTTTCTGTTGGTATACTATGGGCGCTTACTATGGCATCGTGCTTCTTGCCCAACAGTGCAAGAGGAAGGTTGAAGAATGGATTGGCCATTTTATGGCTAAGAATGGGTGTTATATGGGATAGCGACCCGTTAGATTATGTTTATGATCTGTCTGCAAAAGGTTCCTGTCTTATTGGATTGAAGGACCAGAAGGGaatcaatgatttattaacaGAGTGTGAAACCCTCTTGAAGCAAGCCCCTATTGAATTTCGCTTGAAAGGTAGTTTCCCTCGGGTCACATACGAAAAGTTGTTGAAATCTACGTCCACAATTATAGACGCATTTCAGAATATGAATCATATGGTTAGGGTTGATCCCAAATTGAGTGAGAATGAGCAATatgttttgaaatatattgcTGCAGAACGAAGTGAATTAGAAGATAGaattttcttaattttcTACATGGTTGCCAGTGCCATGAAGCTAAATTTTCCATTACCAGTCAAACCCGCGTCTATGGAACATGCAAGAGATAGAATGTTATACAAATTAAGCGAAATACGATCATATAATGCCACTGAGTCTGAATTAGCACTAAAAAATGAAGACTATTTCTTACTATACTCCTATACCCTAGTCACTTCCTCTATCTCTGAAGAGTTGCATAAAATTGTTGAGATCATAAAAGAGCTTCTTGGCGAGTTGTCAGAAGACATGTTTCAATTTGTATAG
- a CDS encoding DEHA2A09482p (similar to CA1716|IPF17237 Candida albicans IPF17237): MSTYADAAASSGPIGAEKIPEPPKVKNTSNPNGNVETLDEDEFEEFKKKTNAAVERGAKKVKDFSKEANENGEAYLNKFIASVKTGIDNVTKSVRDFTANFGDNSTQLVAKASEEFKNPVVITQALVGISGLVAGYMTYLERHRIHSDNRVVLATHGAIITGLIVADGYLFQKYYPQYKSKK, encoded by the coding sequence ATGTCTACATATGCTGATGCTGCTGCTTCCTCAGGACCAATAGGTGCCGAAAAGATCCCGGAACCTCCAAAGGTTAAGAATACCAGTAACCCAAACGGTAACGTTGAAACATTGGACGAGGatgaattcgaagaattcaagaagaagactaATGCTGCAGTTGAACGTGGTGCCAAAAAGGTCAAGGACTTCTCCAAGGAAGCCAATGAGAATGGTGAGGCATACCTTAACAAATTCATAGCTAGTGTCAAGACAGGAATTGACAACGTCACCAAGAGTGTGCGTGACTTTACTGCCAACTTTGGTGATAACTCAACTCAATTAGTGGCCAAGGCTTCCGAAGAGTTCAAGAATCCAGTAGTCATTACCCAAGCATTGGTTGGTATCAGTGGATTAGTTGCAGGATACATGACCTACTTAGAAAGACATAGAATTCACAGTGACAACAGGGTGGTTTTAGCAACTCACGGGGCCATTATAACTGGTTTGATTGTGGCCGATGGTTATTTATTCCAAAAATATTACCCACAATACAAGAGCAAGAAATAA
- a CDS encoding DEHA2A09504p (similar to CA2718|IPF7374 Candida albicans IPF7374) yields MDFMIYGKMVEPEYTQYDDTRTSYEEPADFFEDSVMGIGSNSGTMLTGHSNCGNTYNSNPWVTDVATSTQAQSGPYLSYPTNGGYGGSIYRCDNRMTQGSMDLSGAIGNEVNGTYMDPTIELSGYNYNMDALPMPNHYTQNSLLPFNSTSSLNSMNSVNALNTYTSASELGAEGYSASGGSMAPGGSMTLGYPSPISHRQSPLQIQQQKARLKIKTEKTDTKKRYRIIRGVSAGGCSTRPPKYLVDSNALYLPIELHINGALVEEICYPPWNASEKEDRRRIIRIERVQNGHKLSANFSIVGGANENPITLPAPPDTDVIEVSCLECTTILSEADVQSASDDDSTIPINGVRDGKYNQYYITSVEVIEIVELLIGTQSMDPADRRKERGRIRSNLVPFWSRKPISSRMQDIPSTHTSRSPNYLGKDTHLTNQDYRFELAKRIMAYEIRKPRGFDKEVRILRWDKLIPALKRALQTYYTEIPGSDSSIDFS; encoded by the coding sequence ATGGATTTTATGATTTATGGGAAGATGGTTGAACCCGAATACACTCAATATGATGATACCCGCACCAGTTACGAGGAACCGGCCGATTTTTTCGAAGACAGTGTAATGGGAATAGGAAGTAATAGCGGAACGATGTTGACAGGGCATCTGAACTGTGGTAATACGTACAACAGCAACCCTTGGGTGACTGATGTGGCAACAAGCACCCAGGCTCAACTGGGACCGTATTTGTCATACCCAACGAACGGCGGATACGGTGGAAGCATATACCGTTGCGACAATAGGATGACACAAGGCTCTATGGATCTCTCGGGGGCTATTGGAAATGAGGTTAATGGGACTTACATGGATCCAACGATCGAGCTTTCGGGCTACAACTATAACATGGACGCCTTACCGATGCCGAACCACTACACTCAGAATCTGTTACTTCCGTTCAACTCGACATCATCGTTGAATTCGATGAACTCTGTTAACGCATTAAATACATATACATCAGCATCAGAATTGGGTGCAGAAGGCTATTCCGCCTCTGGAGGGTCTATGGCCCCTGGAGGGTCTATGACTCTAGGATACCCGTCTCCTATATCGCATCGTCAATCACCATTGCAGatacaacaacaaaagGCTAGATTGAAGATTAAAACCGAAAAAACCGACACAAAGAAGCGCTACAGGATCATCAGAGGCGTATCAGCAGGAGGGTGTTCGACTAGGCCTCCCAAGTACCTCGTAGACTCCAACGCTCTATACTTACCAATAGAGTTGCATATTAATGGCGCTTTAGTCGAAGAGATATGCTATCCTCCTTGGAATGCATCTGAAAAGGAGGATCGCCGAAGGATTATACGTATCGAACGGGTCCAGAATGGGCACAAATTGCTGGCCAATTTTTCTATCGTAGGAGGAGCTAACGAAAATCCTATAACTTTACCGGCACCACCAGATACCGACGTCATCGAAGTGTCGTGTTTGGAATGCACTACGATTTTATCCGAGGCTGACGTTCAAAGTGCCAGCGACGATGATCTGACTATTCCGATCAACGGCGTTCGTGACGGTAAGTATAACCAGTACTATATCACATCGGTAGAAGTGATCGAAATAGTTGAATTACTCATTGGTACCCAATCGATGGACCCAGCTGATAGAAGGAAAGAAAGAGGCAGAATAAGATCTAACTTGGTTCCGTTCTGGTCCAGGAAACCCATTTCTTCCCGGATGCAAGATATCCCTTCAACACATACTTCCAGATCGCCGAACTACCTCGGTAAAGACACCCATCTCACGAATCAAGATTATAGATTCGAATTGGCTAAAAGAATAATGGCATATGAAATCAGGAAACCTAGGGGTTTCGACAAGGAAGTGAGGATCCTCAGATGGGATAAATTGATCCCTGCTTTGAAAAGAGCATTACAAACCTACTACACCGAAATACCTGGTTCTGATTCTTCTATAGATTTCTCTTAA